The following proteins are encoded in a genomic region of Balneola vulgaris DSM 17893:
- a CDS encoding tetratricopeptide repeat protein, protein MIQNKQNKELERKIDLYVNGMLAQDEIDELWAELIQDDYYLDYMKSVANLKAIIKESRSNKRTSPAITLRKYASYVAAAVVLIVAGMFGAINYSTSTNNQFTPINEIGLDVVRSESGVSGNVSSEVVKQAIKLAADGNIEEAKSILEFELNVTKDATTVADLSLTLGSIQYNSGEYNSAVNSFETVTRQNEIENSTLEKGYWFLGNTYFQLDELEKAKLAFQSAYELDGAYSRVAKSYINALSAMED, encoded by the coding sequence ATGATACAAAATAAACAAAACAAAGAGTTAGAGAGGAAGATAGATCTTTATGTTAACGGTATGTTAGCACAAGATGAAATCGATGAATTATGGGCCGAATTAATTCAGGATGATTACTATCTCGACTACATGAAAAGTGTAGCCAATTTAAAAGCAATTATTAAGGAAAGTAGAAGCAACAAGAGAACTTCTCCTGCAATCACCCTCAGAAAGTATGCTTCATATGTAGCAGCTGCTGTTGTGTTAATTGTGGCGGGTATGTTCGGTGCAATCAACTACTCTACTTCTACCAATAACCAGTTTACACCCATTAATGAAATTGGGTTAGATGTGGTTAGAAGTGAATCTGGAGTCTCGGGTAATGTAAGTAGCGAAGTGGTTAAACAAGCCATTAAACTTGCAGCTGATGGTAATATCGAAGAAGCTAAATCAATTCTAGAATTCGAATTGAACGTTACCAAAGATGCTACTACCGTTGCTGATTTATCTCTTACCTTAGGTTCAATTCAATACAATTCTGGAGAATATAATTCTGCAGTAAATAGTTTTGAAACCGTTACTCGGCAGAATGAAATTGAAAATAGCACTCTAGAGAAAGGCTACTGGTTTTTAGGTAATACATACTTTCAGTTAGATGAGCTTGAAAAGGCTAAGCTCGCATTTCAAAGTGCTTATGAGCTTGATGGCGCATACAGTCGTGTAGCTAAAAGTTATATTAACGCTTTAAGCGCTATGGAAGACTAA
- a CDS encoding 2-hydroxyacid dehydrogenase: protein MSLLLIAPNRDLSPLKEELLALDPNLDLDIWPAVNNKERVTFAVTWNHPKNTLKQYPNLTAVSSLGAGINHLLSDPDLSDKTTLARLITPSLKKQMGEYVLTAVLSYRTHIPKYVDQKREAHWGAKSLIPKEDCTIGIMGLGEMGETTARTLVANGYKVLGWSRTAKNIDGVSSFTHDELDSFLSQTNILVCLLPLTPETESILDLELFKKLKSPSYLINVGRGQHLVEEDLIYGIDTGALEGAWLDVFEQEPLPKNHLFWNRPSIMITPHIASVTDPKEAAEMILENYKRSLSGQELINEVDRTKGY from the coding sequence ATGTCGCTCTTACTAATAGCCCCAAATCGAGACTTATCGCCCCTTAAAGAGGAATTACTAGCCCTAGATCCAAACCTAGATTTGGATATTTGGCCAGCTGTTAATAATAAAGAACGAGTTACTTTTGCCGTTACATGGAATCATCCTAAAAACACTCTGAAGCAGTATCCAAACTTAACAGCTGTATCTTCATTAGGTGCCGGTATAAATCATCTATTAAGCGACCCTGACCTTTCAGATAAAACTACTTTAGCTCGCTTGATTACCCCTTCTTTAAAGAAGCAGATGGGAGAATATGTGTTAACTGCAGTGCTATCCTACAGAACCCATATTCCTAAATATGTAGATCAAAAAAGAGAAGCACATTGGGGGGCAAAAAGTCTTATCCCTAAAGAAGATTGTACCATTGGTATTATGGGCCTTGGTGAGATGGGTGAGACCACAGCTCGCACGCTAGTTGCAAATGGATATAAGGTTTTAGGCTGGTCAAGAACAGCTAAAAATATTGATGGGGTTAGCTCATTCACGCACGATGAGTTAGATAGCTTTTTATCTCAAACTAATATACTCGTATGTCTTCTCCCTTTAACTCCTGAAACTGAAAGTATTCTTGATCTTGAGCTTTTCAAAAAACTTAAGTCTCCCTCTTACTTAATTAATGTAGGTAGAGGCCAGCATTTGGTTGAAGAAGATTTGATTTACGGTATCGACACTGGAGCATTGGAAGGAGCTTGGTTGGATGTATTTGAGCAAGAGCCATTACCTAAAAATCATTTATTTTGGAATCGTCCATCCATCATGATTACCCCACATATCGCTTCCGTCACAGATCCTAAAGAAGCAGCAGAAATGATCTTAGAAAATTATAAGCGGTCATTATCAGGGCAGGAGCTTATCAATGAAGTGGATCGTACTAAGGGATATTAG
- a CDS encoding glycoside hydrolase family 3 protein, giving the protein MIKNIRPILLLITLSLVTLASCQKEQNKETEEAATTSFTDKQLGQMIVVGFRGTEINKESAIVQDIKKYNLGGFVLFDYDVEQKQYGRNITDPDQLLQLSSALVGYSSTPPIIAIDQEGGRVARLKERQGFPKTVSAQYLGEVDNEDTTRAYIRTMAQEFMVVGVNTNFAPVVDVNTNPDNPVIGSLGRSFSSDPNKVAEHAGYFIDEFDTEGVLTVLKHFPGHGSSNEDSHLGVTDVTNTWDESELIPYKKLFREKEIHAVMTAHIFNANIDSVWPATLSSNTINGLLRDSLGFEGVVFSDDMQMKAIADEYGLETSIEQALNAGVDILIFGNNLEFDPNIAEKAINAIQKLIADGRVSTETIEQALARIDKLKQDVIAELCTCLN; this is encoded by the coding sequence ATGATTAAAAATATTCGCCCAATTCTCCTACTTATCACTTTAAGTTTAGTAACCCTTGCTAGTTGCCAGAAAGAGCAAAACAAAGAGACAGAGGAAGCAGCAACCACTTCGTTTACAGACAAACAATTAGGGCAAATGATTGTAGTTGGTTTTAGAGGCACTGAAATCAACAAAGAAAGCGCCATTGTTCAAGATATAAAAAAGTATAACCTAGGTGGATTTGTGCTCTTCGATTATGATGTTGAACAGAAACAATATGGACGTAATATCACCGATCCAGATCAGCTGCTTCAGTTATCAAGTGCACTTGTAGGCTACTCCTCTACCCCACCCATCATCGCGATTGATCAAGAAGGTGGTAGAGTTGCTCGCTTAAAAGAAAGACAAGGGTTCCCAAAAACAGTATCGGCTCAATACTTAGGAGAAGTGGATAATGAAGACACTACCCGCGCTTATATCCGAACTATGGCACAAGAGTTTATGGTAGTAGGAGTAAATACTAATTTCGCACCCGTTGTTGATGTAAATACAAATCCAGACAATCCTGTTATTGGTAGTTTGGGAAGAAGTTTTTCTTCAGACCCTAATAAAGTTGCTGAACATGCTGGATATTTTATCGATGAATTCGACACGGAAGGTGTACTTACAGTATTAAAACATTTCCCTGGTCACGGAAGCTCTAACGAAGACTCACACCTTGGAGTGACCGATGTAACCAATACTTGGGATGAGAGCGAGCTTATTCCCTATAAAAAATTATTCCGTGAAAAAGAGATTCATGCAGTGATGACGGCCCATATTTTTAATGCCAATATTGATTCGGTATGGCCAGCTACCCTCTCCTCAAATACGATTAATGGATTATTACGTGACTCCCTAGGCTTCGAAGGGGTTGTTTTTTCCGATGATATGCAGATGAAAGCAATTGCGGATGAGTACGGTCTCGAAACCTCGATTGAACAAGCATTAAATGCTGGCGTTGACATTCTGATATTTGGTAACAACTTAGAATTCGATCCCAACATTGCTGAAAAAGCCATTAATGCTATTCAAAAACTCATAGCTGACGGACGAGTAAGTACAGAAACTATAGAACAAGCCTTAGCTCGAATCGACAAATTAAAACAAGATGTGATTGCGGAACTCTGCACATGCCTGAATTAA
- a CDS encoding CHAT domain-containing protein: protein MIFSLLISLIAFFTPIDPYSSISDQVNTYISNYKEGVNPHLNFWGLNELYSSNCGIEKDIERAIAQSDDRFIQRIFIDNPCVDQNTEQTLKAKRLKDYALKTGSNEIAHHYITLFPPNSAEATKFISEYAEKWNLSSAPLEFFNNTTQADRINFEALFRSENLIYIYNLAFSDNVYAYFDSNTFNLAFTSLQERFASGIKDPSNINESIGYYALIKLAYELDQYDFINKKFDGLVEDYLYPNSQKKVGILSGVDYSLSVSGNYYESLYLQRNQLLPLAQHYQQYARIDYTLLRQSAALYDLGKFKEAKEILEKLYNDDTTPIPKSQLYNNLSLSYQKLGEKNKYTSFLLQALQEIDTNPNIEDQQVLYDVKMGLYSNLFIYYNSIGDPNSALPFIDKAQSIAIENNDKLSLATIHAYLGDYYWDTFKDVRKALEEFQKAENLFEDIDNYRNKMMLLLNKASMLIKVDSLDAATQVVNQIKEFSSENSETPHYIEALIYEAEIASIKGNLAALNATLNEIRLYSLNNLAFEILVKYHTIQAQYLFKSGRTREAFNYINPIVDQIIERAKNSVESQTGFWTVEHEYLEAFELIIDLLMELDDLRSAITYLDRLKTINDASLYNNPLLKANKLTEKELDLDKELTAEIQRLRTRYLSANEESKAPIKTRIDQLSAQKQELLNKVIDTNSDQFLPIWKLQTQIDQNEMLIHFTELNEYLYMSSITQNSIRLTRFELNDRVEGYFKDAADQLASGKTSLNSLYKLYTLLQLDDIPKGINQIAVFPDNQLYRIPLEVLPTSKPNSDKSFGSTNYLIERYSFKYFTSLKEFTFNNRYTRSKSPKDFSAFAISYFDDFKEKSLPSLPYATREVRNIQASLAAFDDTEVFIGNNATEAAFQQELSKSKIIHIASHSEVSEQDPLFSTIYLKSNNSNSTSSEGNALYAYELFDVTLNNDLIMLNSCSSGSGNYMQGTGIMGISRALRYAGAKSLALNMWVVNDKIASEFATNFYSYLNRGYSKSTSMRLAKIDQLKTGNADPHFWGAYTLIGNPAPVIRKPKNSQLVYPVLLIASLLIGYSVRRKSGYKTV, encoded by the coding sequence ATGATCTTTTCCCTCTTAATCAGTCTTATTGCTTTTTTCACTCCTATTGACCCCTATTCGTCAATATCGGATCAAGTGAATACTTATATCAGCAATTATAAAGAGGGTGTAAATCCGCATCTCAATTTTTGGGGGCTTAATGAATTATACAGCTCCAATTGCGGCATTGAAAAGGATATTGAGCGAGCTATAGCCCAATCAGACGATCGTTTTATTCAGAGAATTTTTATTGACAACCCATGTGTTGACCAAAACACAGAACAAACTTTAAAAGCTAAACGTCTGAAAGATTATGCTCTTAAAACGGGTTCAAATGAAATTGCTCATCATTACATAACTCTATTTCCTCCAAACTCTGCTGAAGCAACAAAATTCATTTCAGAATATGCTGAAAAATGGAATTTAAGCTCCGCACCTCTAGAGTTTTTTAATAATACTACTCAAGCTGACCGTATTAACTTTGAAGCATTATTTCGTTCAGAGAATCTAATTTATATATATAATCTTGCTTTCAGTGATAATGTATACGCTTACTTTGATTCAAATACATTTAACCTAGCTTTTACTTCCCTACAAGAACGATTTGCATCTGGTATAAAGGATCCTTCTAATATAAATGAGTCCATTGGCTATTATGCCCTCATAAAACTCGCTTATGAACTCGATCAATATGATTTCATTAATAAGAAATTTGACGGCTTAGTTGAAGACTACCTTTATCCCAATTCACAAAAAAAAGTCGGGATATTAAGTGGTGTTGATTATTCCTTATCAGTATCTGGTAATTATTATGAGTCGCTCTATTTACAGCGCAACCAATTGTTACCCTTAGCACAGCACTATCAACAGTATGCTCGTATCGACTACACACTCCTTCGTCAAAGTGCTGCCCTATATGATTTGGGTAAATTTAAAGAAGCCAAAGAGATACTAGAGAAGCTATACAATGACGACACTACTCCCATACCCAAATCCCAGCTTTACAATAACTTGTCTCTTAGTTATCAAAAGCTAGGCGAAAAAAATAAATACACCTCTTTTTTATTACAGGCACTTCAAGAAATTGACACTAACCCTAATATAGAAGACCAGCAGGTCCTATATGATGTTAAAATGGGTCTCTATAGTAACTTATTTATTTACTATAACTCAATTGGTGATCCTAATAGCGCACTTCCTTTTATAGATAAGGCTCAATCTATAGCTATTGAAAATAATGACAAACTAAGTCTAGCTACAATTCATGCATACTTAGGTGATTACTACTGGGACACATTTAAAGATGTAAGAAAAGCTCTTGAAGAGTTTCAAAAAGCAGAGAATTTATTTGAAGACATAGATAATTATAGAAATAAAATGATGCTTTTATTAAATAAAGCATCCATGTTAATAAAGGTAGATTCACTTGATGCGGCTACACAAGTAGTTAATCAAATAAAAGAGTTCTCGTCTGAAAACTCAGAGACCCCTCATTACATAGAAGCACTTATTTATGAAGCGGAGATAGCTTCAATCAAAGGTAACCTGGCTGCTTTAAATGCTACTCTAAATGAGATAAGGCTTTATTCATTAAACAATTTAGCCTTTGAAATTCTTGTAAAGTACCACACTATTCAAGCTCAATATTTATTCAAAAGTGGACGTACACGTGAGGCATTTAATTACATCAATCCAATTGTGGATCAAATAATTGAAAGAGCTAAAAATAGTGTTGAATCTCAAACAGGGTTTTGGACCGTTGAACACGAATATTTAGAGGCATTTGAACTCATTATAGATTTATTAATGGAGCTGGATGACCTTCGTTCCGCTATCACCTACTTAGATCGACTTAAAACTATCAATGATGCATCTCTATATAATAACCCATTATTAAAGGCCAATAAGTTAACCGAAAAGGAATTAGATCTGGATAAAGAACTAACCGCCGAGATTCAACGCCTAAGAACACGTTACTTAAGTGCCAATGAAGAAAGTAAAGCACCCATCAAAACGCGCATCGATCAACTCTCCGCGCAAAAGCAAGAACTTCTAAATAAAGTAATAGATACTAATAGTGATCAATTCTTACCTATCTGGAAGCTTCAAACGCAGATTGATCAAAACGAGATGCTGATTCATTTTACAGAATTGAATGAGTATCTATACATGAGTTCAATTACCCAGAATAGCATTCGTCTTACTCGATTTGAGTTAAATGATCGTGTGGAAGGATATTTTAAAGATGCTGCAGACCAATTAGCATCAGGTAAGACCTCTTTAAATAGTTTATATAAGCTCTATACATTACTTCAGCTCGATGACATCCCTAAAGGTATAAATCAAATTGCTGTATTTCCTGACAACCAGTTGTATAGAATCCCATTAGAAGTATTACCCACATCGAAACCCAATTCAGATAAGAGTTTCGGGAGTACGAACTATTTAATTGAACGGTATAGTTTTAAATACTTCACCTCTTTAAAAGAATTTACGTTCAATAACAGATATACCAGGTCAAAATCACCTAAGGATTTTTCAGCTTTTGCCATTTCCTATTTTGATGATTTTAAAGAGAAGTCGTTGCCTTCTTTACCTTATGCTACAAGGGAAGTGCGCAATATACAGGCATCATTAGCCGCCTTTGACGATACCGAAGTGTTTATTGGAAATAATGCTACTGAAGCTGCATTTCAACAGGAATTGAGTAAATCGAAAATCATTCACATTGCTAGCCATAGCGAAGTTTCTGAACAAGATCCTTTGTTTTCAACCATCTATTTAAAATCAAATAATAGCAATTCAACAAGTTCGGAAGGTAATGCATTGTATGCCTATGAATTATTCGATGTTACTTTAAACAACGACTTAATAATGCTCAATTCATGTAGTTCGGGTTCGGGCAACTATATGCAAGGAACGGGTATCATGGGGATTAGTAGGGCACTACGCTATGCGGGGGCAAAGAGCTTGGCATTAAATATGTGGGTGGTAAACGATAAAATTGCCTCTGAATTTGCTACTAATTTCTACAGCTATCTTAATAGAGGCTATTCTAAAAGTACCTCTATGAGGCTAGCTAAAATCGATCAACTTAAGACTGGAAATGCTGATCCACATTTTTGGGGCGCATATACTTTGATTGGAAATCCAGCACCTGTAATTCGTAAACCAAAAAACTCGCAATTAGTATATCCTGTACTACTAATTGCGAGTTTATTAATTGGTTACTCTGTACGTCGAAAATCAGGGTATAAAACGGTTTAG
- a CDS encoding HD domain-containing protein has product MPELKNSEVIERTVTYVKGKLSDEGSGHDWWHVYRVWKMAKTIAIKYSCNLLVVELAALLHDIADHKFHNGDTSIGPKVAKEWLSSLKVPEEIQEHVAQIIQDLSFKGAHVKTPMQSIEGEIVQDADRLDAIGAIGIARAFAYGGHASRELYNPEVPPSLHDSFDAYKNDKGHTINHFYEKLFLLKDRLNTDVAKEIAVERHQFMKEYVDRFLQEWEGEL; this is encoded by the coding sequence ATGCCTGAATTAAAAAACTCAGAAGTAATAGAAAGAACCGTCACTTATGTAAAAGGAAAACTTAGTGATGAAGGTTCTGGCCATGATTGGTGGCATGTTTACAGAGTGTGGAAGATGGCTAAAACCATTGCTATAAAGTATTCCTGCAATCTATTAGTAGTTGAATTAGCTGCTCTTTTACACGATATCGCTGATCATAAATTCCATAATGGAGACACTAGTATTGGTCCTAAAGTTGCCAAAGAATGGTTGAGTAGCCTAAAGGTTCCTGAAGAGATACAGGAGCATGTTGCTCAAATAATACAGGACTTATCATTCAAAGGAGCTCATGTTAAAACCCCAATGCAATCTATTGAAGGAGAGATAGTACAAGACGCCGATCGATTAGATGCAATTGGAGCAATTGGTATTGCTCGCGCCTTTGCCTATGGGGGCCATGCATCAAGAGAACTATATAACCCTGAAGTCCCCCCTTCCCTTCACGATTCCTTTGACGCATATAAAAATGATAAAGGTCATACGATTAATCACTTTTACGAAAAATTGTTTTTATTGAAGGATAGATTAAATACTGATGTAGCAAAAGAAATAGCGGTAGAGCGTCATCAATTTATGAAAGAATACGTAGACCGATTTTTACAAGAATGGGAAGGTGAACTTTAA
- a CDS encoding LexA family protein has product MSDSSLIAKSNASNSKKLLKLTSTLETGFPSPAADHLEQALCLEDLVVYRPSATFYVRVEGNAMKKSGIHHGDILIVDRSISVKHGAIIVTTIEDESAIRRFVTQGDRNYLVSDDVSLSPILLDHQVEWTIWGVITHVIHKCSY; this is encoded by the coding sequence ATGAGTGATAGTTCACTAATAGCAAAATCGAATGCTTCAAATTCAAAAAAATTACTGAAGCTAACTAGTACATTAGAGACTGGATTTCCTTCACCTGCAGCCGACCATTTAGAACAAGCGCTATGCCTCGAAGATTTGGTTGTGTATAGGCCCTCAGCAACATTTTATGTTAGAGTGGAAGGGAATGCAATGAAGAAATCTGGAATTCATCATGGAGATATACTAATCGTTGATCGATCTATTTCAGTGAAACATGGTGCCATCATAGTGACAACAATAGAGGATGAATCGGCCATACGACGATTTGTAACCCAAGGAGATCGGAATTATTTAGTCTCGGATGACGTATCTCTTTCCCCTATTCTGTTAGATCATCAAGTAGAGTGGACTATTTGGGGAGTAATTACCCACGTTATTCATAAATGTAGCTATTGA
- a CDS encoding DinB family protein — protein MEYTNEYYRQAFKTAITDLHTLLEGVDDPTFSTAPAPGKWCIGEIISHLNITAERYLKIMEAALNDDSLPKKNNSKPYTHPIHIRLFIKVVSPEYKRKTPTVESFEPVSIQQIQSEQLVNDFEAYQNRFLALIEKADNKDLHLGKIKVRNPVVNFIKMSLSACFAINEAHQRRHFDQIKNILHSSK, from the coding sequence ATGGAATATACCAATGAGTACTATCGACAAGCATTCAAAACTGCTATTACAGATTTACACACGCTGTTAGAAGGTGTGGATGATCCAACTTTTAGCACGGCTCCTGCGCCAGGAAAATGGTGTATAGGCGAAATCATTAGTCACCTAAACATTACGGCTGAACGTTATCTCAAGATTATGGAAGCAGCTTTAAATGACGATTCTCTACCGAAGAAAAATAACTCCAAGCCCTATACTCATCCTATTCATATTCGCCTATTTATAAAAGTGGTAAGTCCTGAGTATAAACGAAAAACACCCACTGTGGAAAGCTTCGAACCAGTAAGCATACAACAGATTCAAAGTGAACAACTCGTTAATGATTTTGAAGCCTATCAAAATCGATTTTTAGCACTCATTGAAAAGGCTGACAATAAAGATCTACACCTAGGAAAAATCAAAGTTCGAAACCCTGTGGTGAACTTTATAAAAATGAGTTTAAGTGCTTGTTTTGCTATAAACGAAGCTCATCAACGGCGACACTTCGATCAGATTAAAAACATTCTACACTCTTCAAAGTGA
- a CDS encoding Y-family DNA polymerase, giving the protein MDSEVQIEGKAFAMVDCNNFYASCERVFNPSLIGKPIVILSNNDGCVIARSQEAKDLDIPMGAPEFKYRSYFKKHGVIVRSSNYALYGDMSNRVMDILNQLTNHIEVYSIDEAFAEVSSNVIGDLTEYGHLIKKTIYQWTGLPVSVGIAPSKTLAKIANHVAKQHAECSGVLYFSSPSKSDSFLAEIPVQGIWGIGKGLSVRLNKFNILTALDLKKTISNRKWVRKHLHVTGLRTVLELNGIPCLELGEALETKKGIISSRMFGKPLFDLDSIQQAVATFTSRAAEKLRAQKCVASNIQLTLIGDKYANLKGQYKYSLGTTLKVPTANTPTLTQITKELANQLYLENTKYKKAAVSLTGIVPNTDVQMDLFDPHLYTQQQFDLMECVDQINTKFGRNKAAFASTGLHHKKSHKNTWLMNQNYLSKRYTTRWNELMIAKAK; this is encoded by the coding sequence ATGGATTCAGAGGTTCAAATTGAGGGCAAAGCCTTCGCAATGGTTGATTGCAACAACTTCTATGCATCATGTGAACGAGTATTTAACCCATCTCTAATAGGCAAACCTATTGTAATACTCTCAAATAATGATGGTTGCGTAATTGCGCGATCGCAAGAAGCCAAGGACTTAGATATACCCATGGGTGCGCCTGAGTTTAAATATCGATCGTATTTTAAAAAACATGGGGTAATTGTAAGATCATCTAATTATGCTCTTTATGGCGACATGTCGAATCGAGTGATGGATATATTAAATCAACTTACAAACCATATTGAAGTTTATAGTATCGATGAAGCTTTTGCAGAAGTTTCTAGTAATGTGATAGGTGATCTCACCGAATACGGACATTTAATAAAGAAAACCATCTATCAATGGACAGGCTTACCTGTTTCGGTAGGAATAGCGCCGAGCAAAACACTTGCTAAGATTGCGAATCATGTTGCCAAGCAGCATGCTGAATGTTCTGGCGTTCTTTATTTTTCAAGCCCCTCAAAATCAGATTCTTTTTTAGCTGAGATTCCTGTTCAGGGTATTTGGGGCATCGGAAAAGGATTATCTGTGCGGTTAAATAAATTCAATATCCTAACTGCACTCGATTTGAAAAAGACTATATCGAATCGAAAATGGGTACGGAAGCATTTACATGTAACGGGGCTCCGTACCGTTTTAGAACTGAATGGAATCCCTTGTTTGGAATTGGGAGAGGCGCTGGAGACAAAAAAGGGAATTATTAGCTCTCGTATGTTTGGCAAACCTCTTTTCGATTTAGATTCTATTCAACAAGCTGTTGCTACTTTTACCTCAAGAGCTGCTGAAAAACTACGTGCTCAAAAATGTGTAGCTTCGAACATTCAACTCACATTAATTGGTGATAAATATGCTAACTTAAAGGGTCAGTATAAGTACAGCTTAGGCACCACTTTGAAAGTTCCCACTGCAAATACACCAACCTTAACTCAAATCACAAAAGAGTTAGCGAATCAATTGTATTTAGAAAATACTAAGTACAAAAAAGCAGCGGTATCTCTCACTGGAATTGTACCAAATACTGATGTTCAAATGGATTTATTTGATCCACATTTGTACACTCAACAGCAGTTTGATTTGATGGAATGTGTAGACCAAATCAATACTAAATTTGGCCGAAATAAAGCCGCATTTGCATCCACAGGATTGCATCATAAAAAGAGTCATAAAAACACATGGCTCATGAATCAGAATTATCTTAGCAAACGATACACCACTCGCTGGAATGAGTTAATGATTGCTAAAGCAAAATAA
- a CDS encoding TlpA family protein disulfide reductase: MSISGTIDYIGDATIILSPEPLHYKYSPKQNYTATINEEGDFSLAVPIENQPIIYLRIEDESFPLIADSNDEINIQIERSDFPHNLQIQSMYTSDYEAYQNYLKSIDGLDKRIESEMNAYKAGEENEAIVLSEQKINLASEHLAGTKFSYLIDKAKGELVVNKIKSIEYRLNSDNFDAATERKKVLAEAQTNGVFTLSSLKAQRAGIRDITHYYARTFGIYDSVNAEYGKVLAEYDLKRIAYEELNKRRLEVIDYITDREAEAYARMFLVAERIGELDIEVAEPSYNQYKSEFSDYTRYVDFLTYFYNEIKSVSPGQPAIPFSLKDQNGNIHTLDDYKGKYVLLDFWAGWCQPCLDEFPVMHEIYAKFSRDDFEILGISTEVDRDVWLTDIERFEIPWPQLYGGNGFEQETFKAYKGGGIPFYILVDPDGNISRYNDIRATFNLEEVLNEKIND; this comes from the coding sequence ATGAGTATTTCCGGCACCATAGATTACATAGGCGATGCAACAATTATTCTTAGCCCCGAGCCACTTCATTACAAATATTCTCCTAAACAAAACTATACGGCTACTATCAACGAGGAGGGGGATTTTAGTCTAGCAGTTCCTATAGAAAATCAGCCAATCATCTACTTACGCATAGAAGATGAATCATTTCCATTGATTGCGGATTCAAATGATGAAATAAACATTCAAATAGAACGATCAGATTTTCCACATAATCTTCAAATCCAATCCATGTACACTTCGGATTATGAAGCTTACCAAAATTACCTCAAAAGCATTGATGGTTTAGATAAACGCATTGAAAGTGAAATGAATGCTTATAAAGCAGGAGAGGAAAATGAAGCTATTGTGCTAAGTGAGCAAAAAATTAACCTAGCTAGTGAACACTTAGCTGGTACAAAGTTTTCATACTTAATTGATAAAGCCAAAGGAGAATTAGTAGTAAATAAAATTAAGTCGATTGAATACAGATTAAACTCTGACAACTTTGACGCAGCCACCGAACGTAAGAAGGTGTTAGCAGAAGCTCAGACGAATGGTGTATTTACACTTTCTTCTTTAAAGGCACAGCGCGCTGGAATTCGTGACATCACCCATTATTATGCTCGTACTTTCGGAATTTATGATAGTGTTAATGCTGAGTATGGAAAAGTTCTAGCGGAATATGATCTTAAACGAATCGCTTATGAGGAATTAAATAAACGTCGCTTAGAAGTAATCGATTACATCACGGATAGAGAAGCTGAAGCTTATGCCAGAATGTTTTTAGTAGCTGAAAGAATTGGTGAATTAGATATTGAAGTTGCTGAACCTAGTTACAACCAATACAAATCAGAGTTTTCAGATTATACTCGTTATGTTGATTTTTTAACCTATTTCTACAATGAAATTAAATCTGTTTCTCCAGGTCAACCCGCTATCCCTTTTAGTTTAAAAGATCAAAATGGCAATATTCATACCTTAGATGATTATAAAGGAAAATATGTGTTATTGGATTTCTGGGCTGGATGGTGCCAACCTTGTTTAGATGAATTTCCTGTAATGCATGAAATTTATGCTAAATTCAGTCGTGATGACTTCGAAATACTAGGCATTTCTACCGAAGTAGATAGAGATGTTTGGTTAACTGATATTGAACGATTTGAAATCCCTTGGCCTCAACTTTATGGAGGTAATGGTTTCGAGCAAGAAACTTTTAAAGCTTATAAAGGCGGAGGCATCCCATTTTACATTTTAGTAGATCCTGATGGGAATATTTCACGCTATAACGACATCAGAGCTACATTTAACTTAGAAGAAGTACTTAACGAAAAAATAAATGATTAA